The window GGGGCGGTGGCCTCGCCCCTGGCGACGCTCCCGCCCCCGGCCAAGGCTGCGAGCTCGTCCCCGGCCAAGGCCCCGGCCCCGGCCACCGTCCCGGCCCCGGCCAAGGCCAAGGCCCCGGCCACCGCCTCGTCCCCGGCCCCGGCCAAAGCCCCGCCCCCGGCCACCGCCTCGGCCCCGGCCTCGGTCTGCGGGCCGGTGGGCTGGGCGGCGCACGCGGGGTTCTGCTGGCGGCGCCCGCGGCGGAAGGCCGGGTCCTGGCGGACCTCGTCCGGCAGGTCCACCACCTCCGGGAGGCCGAGCTCCTCCCCCTGGTAGAGGTACGCCGACCCGGGCAGGGCCAGCATCAGCAGCGCGGCGGCCCGCGCCCGGGCCAGGCCCCGGGCCCCGCCCCCGTACCGGGTCACATGGCGGACGACGTCGTGGTTGGACAGCACCCACGTCGTCGGGGCGCCGACCGAGGTGGTGGCCGCCAGGGACTCGTCGATGACGGTGCGCATCGCGGCCGGGTCCCACGGGCAGTTCAGGAAGCGGAAGTTGAAGGCCTGGTGCAGTTCGTCGGGCCGCACGTACAAGGCGAGCCGCTCCGACGTCGGCGCCCACGCCTCGGCGACCCCGATGCGCGGGCCCTCGTAGGAGTCGAGGAGGCGGCGCCAGGAGCGGTGGATGGCGTGGACCGCGTCCTGGTCGAAGAAGGGGAGCGGTTCGGTGCCGATGAGGGTGGCCTGGGCGCCGCGCCCGATGTCCGGCAGGCCCGGGGCCTTGACCATGCCGTGGGCGACGTCGATGCGGAAGCCGTCGACGCCCAGGTCGAGCCAGAACCGCAGCACGGAGGCGAACTCGGCGGCGACCTCCGGATGCTCCCAGTCGAGGTCCGGCTGCTCGGGGGCGAAGAGGTGCAGGTACCACTGGCCGTCCGGGGTGCGGGTCCAGGCCGGGCCCCCGAAGATCGACTCCCAGTCGTTGGGGGGCTGCGCGCCGCCGGGCCCCCGCCCCGGGCGGAAGTGGTAGCGCGCCCGGGCCTCCGGGTCGCCGGCGAGGGCGGCGCGGAACCACGGGTGCTGCTCGGAGGTGTGGTTCGGCACCACGTCGATGATGACCCGCAGCCCCAGCGCGTGCGCCGCCCGGACGAGCTCGTCGGCGTCGGAGAGGTCCCCGAAGCGCGGATCGACGGCCCGGTAGTCGGCGACGTCGTAGCCGCCGTCCGCCTGCGGGGAGACGTAGAAGGGGGTGAGCCACACGGCGTCGACCCCGAGGCGGGCGAGGTGGGGGAGGCGCGAGCGGACCCCCCGCAGGTCCCCGATGCCGTCGCCGTCACTGTCGGCGAAGGAGCGCACGTACACCTGATAGATGACGGCATCGCGCCACCAGCCACCGCTCGCGGTCGCGTTGCTGGAAGAGCTTGCAAGCTGGACGGCCGTCGAGTCGTGGGTCATATCGGGGTCAACGCGGGTACATGCCCCCTGGTTGCGGGCCCGGACAGTCGAAGGTGACTCGAACTAACAGCAAGCTGCGGCAACCGTCCGGACACACGGATGTAACGATCAGCGTCTCTTGCAGAAAATTGCCGCAAGGTCTTTCGGTCCTCTTTCAGTCTTGTTACGTTCCTGGCAACTCGGGACCGCGAGGGCGCGGCCGGGATCATCGAAGGAGTTCATATGCGGCGTGGCATAGCGGCCACCGCGCTGGTCGCGGCTTTGGCGCTCGCGGCGACGGCTTGCGGTGGGGACGACAAGGACGCAGCGGGCGGCACCAAGGCGGGCGGCGAGCTTTCCGGCACGGTCACGTGGTGGGACACCTCGAACGACGCCGAGAAGGCCAGCTTCCAGAAGATCGCCGAGGCGTTCACCGCGAAGCACCCGAAGGTCACCGTCAAGTACGTCAACGTTCCGTACGGCGACGCGCAGAACAAGGTCAAGAACGCCTTCAGCAGCGGCTCCGACGCGCCTGACGTGATCCGCGCCGACGTCGGCTGGGTCGCGGACTTCGCCTCGCTGGGCTACCTCGACGAGGTCCCGGCCGAGACGGCGAAGAAGGTCGACGCCGAGTTCCTGCCGCAGGCCGCGGCCAGCGGCAAGTACGAGGGCAAGACCTACGCGGTTCCGCAGGTCATCGACACCCTCGGCCTCTTCTACAACAAGAAGATGCTCGCCGACGCCGGCGTCCAGCCCCCCAAGACGCTGGAAGAGCTGAAGACGGCCGCCGCCGCCATCAAGGCGAAGAGCGGCAAGGCCGGTCTCTACCTGCGCGGCGACGACTCCTACTGGTTCCTCCCGCTGATCTACGGCGAGGGCGGCGACCTCGTCGACGCGAAGACCAAGACGGTCACCGTCGACAACGAGGCGGGCGTCAAGGCCTTCAAGACCGCCCGCGACCTGGTCACCTCGGGCGCGGCGGTCACCAACGCCACCGACGGCTGGACCAACATGCAGACGGCCTTCAAGTCCGGCGAGGCCGCCATGATGATCAACGGTCCGTGGGCGGTCGCCGACACCTACGCCGGTGACCAGTTCAAGGACAAGGCCAACCTCGGCGTCGCCGCCGTCCCGGCCGGTTCGGCCAAGGC of the Streptomyces sp. NBC_01294 genome contains:
- a CDS encoding alpha-amylase family glycosyl hydrolase: MTHDSTAVQLASSSSNATASGGWWRDAVIYQVYVRSFADSDGDGIGDLRGVRSRLPHLARLGVDAVWLTPFYVSPQADGGYDVADYRAVDPRFGDLSDADELVRAAHALGLRVIIDVVPNHTSEQHPWFRAALAGDPEARARYHFRPGRGPGGAQPPNDWESIFGGPAWTRTPDGQWYLHLFAPEQPDLDWEHPEVAAEFASVLRFWLDLGVDGFRIDVAHGMVKAPGLPDIGRGAQATLIGTEPLPFFDQDAVHAIHRSWRRLLDSYEGPRIGVAEAWAPTSERLALYVRPDELHQAFNFRFLNCPWDPAAMRTVIDESLAATTSVGAPTTWVLSNHDVVRHVTRYGGGARGLARARAAALLMLALPGSAYLYQGEELGLPEVVDLPDEVRQDPAFRRGRRQQNPACAAQPTGPQTEAGAEAVAGGGALAGAGDEAVAGALALAGAGTVAGAGALAGDELAALAGGGSVARGEATAPRAVPDLAVVTGAPAGPQAGPGTCPAAAAQAATSTNRTASVSAPVPQAQPPAGPAAHPRAMPGTPAGPGAGPSTGAEAGAGAGPGAGPGTGPQAEAGTGPEARTGTGPGAGPGAGPGAGPGAGPGAGPGAGPGAGAAARTGAGHSAGPEARTGAGPEAGAGAGPGAGSQAAPQVNPQTAPEADPQTAPEAAGQDGLRDGCRVPIPWSGSEPPYDFGPAGSWLPQPAGWRDLSVAAQTGDPHSTLELYRAALELRRAMPGLGAPEAGADPAAEAPYSSGMRWQPAPEGVLLFTRPGFACTLNSRSSPVELPAPGRPVLSSSPVETDGRTVRLPPDSCTWWSW
- a CDS encoding extracellular solute-binding protein; the protein is MRRGIAATALVAALALAATACGGDDKDAAGGTKAGGELSGTVTWWDTSNDAEKASFQKIAEAFTAKHPKVTVKYVNVPYGDAQNKVKNAFSSGSDAPDVIRADVGWVADFASLGYLDEVPAETAKKVDAEFLPQAAASGKYEGKTYAVPQVIDTLGLFYNKKMLADAGVQPPKTLEELKTAAAAIKAKSGKAGLYLRGDDSYWFLPLIYGEGGDLVDAKTKTVTVDNEAGVKAFKTARDLVTSGAAVTNATDGWTNMQTAFKSGEAAMMINGPWAVADTYAGDQFKDKANLGVAAVPAGSAKAGAPQGGHDLGVYAGSKNRDAAHAFVEYMTSQEVQVQSAKELSLLPTRTAAYEQPDVKGSEMVQFFKPAVDKAVERAWIPENGSLFEPLKVEYTKAITGASSPEDAAKAAGIEFRKILKGWK